The Syntrophaceae bacterium genome contains a region encoding:
- a CDS encoding acyl--CoA ligase, producing MDWQKLNLTWHYVEKWAAEKPGAEALVFGDERLTWGDFKARMDGIAKAFLAAGVQPGDRVALLSAARNEFLTTYMAAGKIGAMWLGLNPKFTLDELRYQVGDAKPAVLMAVRTFLGNDLAGTIEALKNEFPFLKKVFVIGEPVPGTENFAAFTSLPRPELDAALAERAARVKQTDDALLMYTSGSTGKPKGVVHTHRSIVENIKVEVQKFYVGEDMRALLHFPINHVAADVEIGFAAILAGGCTVFMDSFDPVGSLKMIEKEKITMFGQLPVMFLLQMRQPEFFQTDFSALKLVAWAGAAAPKVMLDVLSGICAQTGAMLITGYGSTEVCGFVTFTEKGDDMETLMKTAGKIAPPFELKIVDGERRELPDGQVGEIAVRGPFMFKEYLNNPKATADVLDRDGWYYTTDLAWKDDRGYIHITGRKSEMFKTGGENVYPREIEEILEVQGKVLFSAVIGVPDEIYQEVGWAFVMPMPGQEVTEEELREYCKGKMANFKVPKKFIIRPLLPLLANGKVSKLALKDEIKEMTKG from the coding sequence ATGGACTGGCAGAAACTGAATCTTACCTGGCATTACGTGGAAAAATGGGCCGCGGAGAAGCCCGGAGCCGAGGCCCTGGTCTTCGGGGACGAGCGCCTCACCTGGGGGGACTTCAAGGCCCGCATGGACGGCATCGCCAAGGCCTTCCTGGCCGCGGGCGTACAGCCCGGAGACCGGGTGGCCCTCCTGTCGGCGGCCCGGAATGAGTTTCTCACGACCTACATGGCAGCGGGAAAGATCGGCGCCATGTGGCTGGGCCTGAACCCGAAGTTCACCCTCGACGAACTGCGCTACCAGGTGGGCGACGCGAAGCCTGCCGTCCTCATGGCCGTCCGCACGTTTCTCGGCAACGACCTGGCCGGGACCATCGAGGCCCTGAAGAACGAGTTCCCGTTCCTGAAGAAGGTCTTCGTCATCGGCGAGCCCGTTCCGGGAACGGAAAACTTCGCGGCCTTCACGTCCCTGCCCCGGCCGGAGCTGGACGCCGCCCTGGCGGAGCGTGCCGCCCGGGTGAAGCAAACCGACGACGCGCTCCTCATGTACACCTCCGGCTCGACGGGCAAGCCCAAGGGCGTCGTCCACACCCACCGGAGCATCGTGGAAAACATCAAAGTGGAGGTGCAGAAGTTTTATGTCGGTGAGGACATGAGGGCCTTGCTCCACTTCCCCATCAACCACGTGGCGGCGGACGTGGAGATCGGCTTCGCCGCCATCCTGGCGGGGGGCTGCACCGTCTTCATGGATTCCTTCGATCCCGTGGGCTCCCTGAAAATGATCGAGAAGGAGAAGATCACCATGTTCGGGCAGCTCCCGGTCATGTTCCTCCTCCAGATGCGGCAGCCCGAGTTCTTCCAGACCGATTTCAGTGCGCTGAAACTCGTCGCCTGGGCCGGCGCCGCGGCCCCGAAGGTCATGCTCGACGTCCTCTCCGGGATCTGCGCCCAGACGGGGGCGATGCTGATCACCGGCTACGGCAGCACGGAGGTCTGCGGGTTCGTCACGTTCACCGAGAAGGGCGATGACATGGAAACCCTCATGAAGACGGCCGGGAAGATCGCACCGCCCTTCGAGCTGAAGATCGTCGACGGCGAGCGCCGGGAGCTTCCCGACGGCCAAGTCGGCGAGATCGCCGTCCGGGGACCCTTCATGTTCAAGGAATACCTGAATAATCCGAAGGCCACGGCGGACGTGCTGGACAGGGACGGCTGGTACTACACGACCGACCTCGCCTGGAAGGACGACCGGGGCTACATCCATATCACCGGCCGCAAGTCGGAGATGTTCAAAACCGGCGGGGAGAACGTCTACCCCCGTGAGATCGAGGAGATCCTGGAGGTCCAGGGAAAGGTCCTCTTCTCCGCCGTCATCGGCGTCCCCGACGAGATCTACCAGGAGGTCGGCTGGGCCTTCGTCATGCCCATGCCGGGCCAGGAAGTCACGGAGGAGGAACTCCGGGAATACTGCAAGGGGAAAATGGCCAACTTCAAGGTCCCGAAAAAGTTCATCATCCGGCCCCTCCTGCCGCTTCTGGCCAACGGAAAGGTGAGCAAGCTGGCGCTGAAGGATGAGATCAAAGAGATGACGAAGGGCTGA